From Microbacterium pseudoresistens, the proteins below share one genomic window:
- a CDS encoding ribbon-helix-helix protein, CopG family has translation MLRTQISLTEEDRRILDAESARTGRSLSALIRDAVTRTYGSRTDVKADVQAIDAALGAWRDRDVDGAEYVEILRSGERLHEAQTK, from the coding sequence ATGTTGCGCACTCAGATCTCACTGACCGAAGAGGATCGACGCATCCTCGATGCCGAGTCGGCGCGCACCGGTCGATCGCTGTCCGCGCTGATCCGCGATGCCGTCACGCGGACCTATGGCTCCCGGACGGACGTGAAAGCGGATGTTCAGGCGATCGACGCCGCGTTGGGAGCATGGCGCGACCGGGATGTGGATGGCGCGGAGTACGTCGAGATCCTCCGCTCCGGCGAGCGGCTCCACGAGGCCCAGACGAAGTGA
- a CDS encoding alpha/beta fold hydrolase, producing the protein MDDTTTPEQRPAMSTATSADGTPIAFSATGSGPTVVIVNGALSVAADAAPLAQGLRDAGMRAVVWDRRARGGSGDRAGSTPDDEIADLAAVIDAVGGADAVLGHSSGAVLALAAAVADVATGALFLSEPPIDFDGTGFDSDFVERLQGLVDDGRDADAVAAFQRDAVGLPAEMVEAARASGQLDALAPLAQSVVYDARLTLRMRQAKPAQVSPRARMVVIRGEQTFPFLVAAADRLADVVPEAELVIDPASAMHRPDPVSTARIIADRL; encoded by the coding sequence ATGGACGACACGACCACCCCCGAACAGCGGCCCGCGATGAGCACGGCGACCTCGGCCGACGGAACGCCGATCGCCTTCAGTGCGACCGGTTCCGGCCCGACGGTCGTGATCGTGAACGGAGCGCTGTCTGTGGCCGCCGATGCCGCGCCGCTCGCCCAGGGCCTGAGGGATGCGGGGATGCGTGCGGTGGTGTGGGATCGTCGGGCGCGCGGCGGCAGCGGCGACCGGGCGGGCTCGACCCCCGATGACGAGATCGCCGATCTCGCGGCGGTGATCGACGCGGTCGGAGGCGCGGATGCCGTGCTCGGGCACTCGTCGGGTGCGGTCCTGGCGCTCGCCGCGGCCGTCGCCGACGTCGCGACTGGAGCGCTCTTCCTCTCCGAACCGCCCATCGACTTCGACGGGACGGGTTTCGACTCCGACTTCGTCGAACGCCTGCAGGGGCTGGTCGACGACGGGCGCGACGCCGATGCGGTGGCCGCGTTCCAGCGCGACGCTGTGGGCCTGCCGGCTGAGATGGTCGAGGCCGCCCGTGCGAGCGGGCAGCTCGACGCCCTCGCTCCGCTCGCGCAGTCGGTCGTCTACGACGCCCGACTGACCCTGCGGATGCGGCAGGCGAAGCCGGCGCAGGTCTCGCCCCGTGCGCGCATGGTCGTGATCCGCGGCGAGCAGACCTTCCCGTTCCTCGTGGCCGCCGCCGACCGCCTCGCCGACGTCGTCCCCGAGGCCGAGCTCGTCATCGACCCCGCATCGGCCATGCACCGCCCCGACCCGGTATCCACCGCCCGCATCATCGCCGACCGCCTCTGA
- a CDS encoding reverse transcriptase family protein: MTDAATPASRVLARTPHPLPRDVAAALGDAFLAAEAWERAALIDAGADVLGARRRWLGPLVRDVLTELARPPSDAPRLLVSVIVRSSAFLEAVRKAEERGSPLRIRHRVIAPSVSREPTGALPAIGDVTDLAALLEIDLGRLQWLADVKHWNRRARSPALQHYRYEWRRRPGRVPRLLEIPEQRLRRAQRRLLHAVLALIPVNDAAHGFLPGRSAATGAARHIGAETVISLDLTTFFARVTAPRIYGVLRQSGFSEPVAHTMTGLCTTAVPPAVLAAMPPGGSPDERFALRRALASTHLPQGAPSSPMLANLAIRRLDSRLTGWADALDATYTRYADDLAFSGGPALARRADAFIRGARRIIADEGHEANARKTRVRGRGVRQSVTGIVVNERLNVSRDDYDRLKAIVHNCVVHGPATQNRGGVADFRAHLLGRISWVESLNARRGERLRAEFARIRW; encoded by the coding sequence ATGACGGATGCGGCGACGCCCGCATCCAGGGTGCTCGCGCGCACACCGCATCCGCTGCCGCGCGATGTCGCCGCGGCGCTCGGTGATGCGTTCCTCGCCGCCGAGGCATGGGAGCGGGCGGCGCTGATCGACGCCGGCGCGGATGTCCTTGGTGCGCGGCGCCGCTGGCTCGGCCCGCTCGTGCGCGACGTGCTGACGGAGCTCGCGCGTCCGCCGAGCGACGCCCCGCGGCTGCTCGTGTCGGTGATCGTCCGCTCGTCGGCGTTCCTCGAGGCCGTGCGCAAGGCCGAGGAGCGCGGGTCGCCGCTGCGCATCCGGCACCGCGTCATCGCGCCGTCAGTGTCGCGGGAGCCGACCGGGGCGCTGCCCGCCATCGGCGACGTCACCGACCTCGCCGCCCTGCTCGAGATCGACCTCGGCCGGCTGCAGTGGCTGGCCGATGTGAAGCACTGGAACCGCCGCGCGCGCTCACCCGCTCTCCAGCACTACCGATACGAGTGGCGCCGGCGCCCCGGGCGGGTGCCGAGGCTGCTGGAGATCCCCGAGCAGCGGCTGCGCCGTGCCCAGCGCCGGCTGCTGCACGCCGTGCTCGCGCTCATCCCCGTCAACGACGCCGCGCACGGGTTCCTCCCGGGGCGCAGCGCCGCGACGGGCGCCGCCCGCCATATCGGGGCGGAGACGGTGATCTCACTCGATCTCACGACGTTCTTCGCGCGCGTGACGGCCCCTCGCATCTACGGTGTGCTGCGCCAGAGCGGGTTCTCGGAGCCCGTCGCGCACACCATGACCGGGCTGTGCACCACCGCCGTGCCGCCGGCGGTGCTCGCCGCGATGCCGCCCGGCGGATCACCCGATGAGCGGTTCGCCCTGCGCCGCGCGCTCGCCTCGACCCACCTTCCGCAAGGAGCACCGTCGTCGCCGATGCTCGCGAATCTCGCCATCCGACGGCTGGATTCTCGCCTGACCGGCTGGGCGGATGCGCTCGATGCGACCTACACGCGCTACGCCGACGACCTCGCGTTCAGCGGCGGGCCGGCGCTCGCCCGGCGTGCGGATGCGTTCATCCGCGGTGCCAGGCGCATCATCGCCGACGAGGGCCACGAGGCGAATGCGCGCAAGACGCGCGTGCGGGGCCGAGGGGTGCGGCAGAGCGTCACCGGGATCGTCGTCAACGAGCGCCTCAACGTCTCGCGTGACGACTACGACCGGCTGAAGGCGATCGTGCACAACTGCGTCGTGCACGGCCCTGCCACACAGAATCGAGGTGGGGTCGCCGACTTCCGAGCCCACCTGCTCGGCCGGATCTCGTGGGTCGAGAGCCTGAACGCGCGGCGCGGCGAGCGCCTGCGCGCCGAATTCGCCCGCATCCGCTGGTAG
- a CDS encoding PIN domain-containing protein: MSVLVDTSVLIDVLRGEAAAAEVLRDARMDGPLHASEVTRLEVLAGMRTAEETRTRALLEILDWRPLDAQVAEVAGELGRRWLPGNRGIDAADLAIAATAVLLDAPLLTRNVKHFPMFAGLSAPY; this comes from the coding sequence GTGAGCGTTCTGGTCGATACATCGGTGCTCATCGATGTGCTCCGTGGCGAAGCCGCCGCGGCAGAGGTCCTCCGTGACGCTCGCATGGACGGCCCGCTTCACGCCAGCGAGGTGACTCGGCTGGAAGTGCTCGCGGGCATGCGGACCGCAGAGGAGACCCGCACTCGCGCGTTGTTAGAGATCCTCGACTGGCGTCCGCTGGACGCACAGGTCGCCGAGGTAGCCGGTGAGCTCGGCAGACGATGGCTCCCAGGCAATCGCGGTATCGATGCCGCAGACCTGGCGATCGCGGCGACCGCCGTGCTTCTGGATGCGCCACTGCTCACGCGGAACGTCAAGCACTTCCCCATGTTCGCAGGGCTTTCTGCGCCGTACTGA
- a CDS encoding DnaJ domain-containing protein codes for MFDSPLSVSAYEALGVDAAIDDDGLRRAYRVRLRETHPDTGGDAAVFLQVQRAWELIGSPGERARYDRGHGFSAPSGWSGSYAPAARRGSRMRAQSYGEAGRWHRERYLALVREWAGSASVPDPYAAAFVRTLPRAVRRLLADALAEEETALMIDELGMGFTAWHDVATVVGATASAPTKLDHVVLGSSGLYGVASEDYGGVVGFRGGEIVGANVTSPAPVTALLGRIRGVARTARVRFGGAIVVLPDDDLGDAVMPLGRGRGIPVVVVRRSALGTLLRSGAPGSRVLGGTELFDVRTRLRAAIRFA; via the coding sequence GTGTTCGACAGTCCGCTCTCGGTCTCGGCGTACGAGGCGCTCGGCGTCGACGCCGCGATCGACGACGACGGGTTGCGGCGCGCCTACCGGGTCCGGCTGCGCGAGACCCATCCCGACACCGGCGGCGACGCGGCCGTGTTCCTCCAGGTGCAGCGGGCGTGGGAGCTGATCGGCAGCCCCGGCGAGCGTGCGCGGTACGACCGCGGGCACGGATTCTCCGCCCCGAGCGGGTGGAGCGGGTCGTACGCCCCGGCTGCGCGTCGCGGGTCGCGAATGCGCGCGCAGTCATACGGCGAGGCGGGTCGGTGGCATCGCGAGCGCTACCTCGCCCTCGTGCGCGAGTGGGCGGGATCCGCCTCCGTTCCCGATCCGTATGCGGCGGCCTTCGTACGCACGCTGCCGCGCGCAGTGCGCCGACTTCTCGCCGACGCGCTGGCCGAGGAGGAGACAGCGCTCATGATCGACGAGCTGGGGATGGGCTTCACCGCCTGGCACGACGTGGCCACCGTCGTCGGGGCGACGGCGAGCGCCCCCACCAAGCTCGATCACGTCGTGCTCGGCTCGTCGGGGCTGTACGGCGTCGCCTCGGAGGACTACGGCGGCGTCGTGGGCTTCCGCGGCGGCGAGATCGTGGGGGCGAACGTGACGAGCCCGGCGCCGGTCACGGCCCTGCTCGGACGGATCCGCGGCGTCGCGCGCACCGCCCGCGTGCGCTTCGGCGGGGCGATCGTCGTGCTGCCCGACGACGACCTCGGCGACGCCGTCATGCCGCTGGGCCGTGGGCGCGGCATCCCCGTGGTGGTCGTGCGGCGCAGCGCCCTGGGAACTCTGCTGCGCTCGGGCGCACCGGGCTCACGCGTGCTGGGCGGCACCGAGCTGTTCGACGTGCGCACGCGACTGCGCGCCGCGATCCGCTTCGCCTGA
- a CDS encoding VOC family protein, with product MALVDHLGMTVEDVPAATAQFDPVLTAMGYTRRDAETSVSWDCGTETELILMPAREEGTGPHRHGRVGWQHLAFEVGSREEVDRLHAIAVEAGWTVVREPKTYPRFTERYYASFVEDANGIRIEFMHNPPREA from the coding sequence ATGGCCCTCGTTGATCACCTCGGAATGACCGTAGAAGACGTCCCCGCCGCGACCGCGCAGTTCGATCCCGTGCTCACCGCGATGGGATACACGCGCCGCGACGCCGAGACCTCGGTGTCGTGGGACTGCGGCACCGAGACCGAGCTCATCCTGATGCCCGCTCGCGAAGAGGGCACCGGTCCCCACCGGCACGGCAGGGTCGGCTGGCAGCACCTCGCCTTCGAGGTCGGCTCCCGCGAGGAGGTCGATCGCCTGCACGCGATCGCGGTCGAGGCGGGCTGGACGGTCGTGCGCGAGCCGAAGACCTATCCGCGCTTCACCGAGCGCTACTACGCCTCGTTCGTGGAGGACGCCAACGGCATCCGCATCGAGTTCATGCACAACCCGCCGCGCGAGGCGTAG
- a CDS encoding acyl-CoA synthetase: protein MPTAASRTFSVRHAQLARALFAAIAAVMITFSPDHSAAVGLAVFSGFALSTALLLALAAWLVASPGGRWPYVLLAAIGFLAGMASGVAIWRTTVLFFVVVIAWGALSGLVELLAGLRARKAALAAGQPTDVARDHILVGVFGLLLAVAVAVVPAQYAWGYTIEGAGDFVLTGITLAVGIFGLYAAFVAVFLGIAGLSPRAAASSAVEDADAAATTAERGGVA from the coding sequence ATGCCCACTGCCGCCTCCCGGACGTTCAGCGTGCGCCACGCACAGCTCGCGCGCGCCCTCTTCGCCGCGATCGCGGCGGTCATGATCACCTTCTCGCCCGACCACTCGGCCGCCGTGGGCCTGGCCGTCTTCAGCGGGTTCGCGCTGTCGACTGCTCTGCTGCTCGCGCTCGCCGCCTGGCTCGTCGCGAGCCCCGGCGGGCGCTGGCCCTACGTGCTGCTCGCCGCGATCGGCTTCCTCGCCGGCATGGCGAGCGGTGTGGCGATCTGGCGCACGACGGTGCTGTTCTTCGTCGTCGTGATCGCGTGGGGCGCGCTCAGCGGACTCGTCGAGCTGCTTGCGGGCCTGCGTGCCCGAAAGGCGGCCCTGGCCGCGGGGCAGCCGACCGATGTCGCACGCGATCACATCCTCGTCGGGGTCTTCGGGCTGCTGCTGGCCGTGGCCGTCGCCGTCGTGCCGGCCCAGTACGCGTGGGGCTACACGATCGAGGGCGCCGGCGACTTCGTGCTCACCGGCATCACCCTCGCGGTCGGCATCTTCGGTCTCTACGCCGCGTTCGTCGCCGTGTTCCTCGGGATCGCCGGCCTCTCGCCGCGCGCGGCGGCATCGTCCGCGGTCGAGGATGCGGA
- a CDS encoding cupredoxin domain-containing protein, translating into MSRSPRRLVTLPGVLAVALLAVSGCASGPDAEPTGHTTEVTVSVQGMHFVPDVIEVPVGDELVVTFENTGDQIHDLVFDNGTGSDRVPPGQQAQIDVGVVAAHIDGWCSVSNHRAMGMELTVRAVE; encoded by the coding sequence GTGAGCCGTTCCCCTCGTCGCCTCGTCACCCTCCCGGGAGTTCTCGCCGTCGCCCTCCTCGCCGTCAGCGGATGCGCGAGCGGCCCCGACGCCGAGCCGACCGGGCACACCACCGAGGTGACCGTGTCGGTGCAGGGGATGCACTTCGTACCCGACGTCATCGAGGTGCCCGTCGGCGATGAGCTCGTCGTCACCTTCGAGAACACGGGTGACCAGATCCACGACCTCGTCTTCGACAACGGCACCGGCTCGGATCGCGTGCCGCCGGGCCAGCAGGCGCAGATCGATGTCGGCGTCGTCGCGGCCCACATCGACGGATGGTGCTCGGTGAGCAATCACCGCGCCATGGGCATGGAGTTGACGGTCCGCGCCGTCGAGTAG